The sequence GCTAATATTATTGCTAATGAACTTGGGGTAAACTGTAAGATTACTTCCGGTCCTGTATTGGATAAACCGGGAAGTTTAGCCGGATTACTGACTAATCTAGAAGAAAATGATGTTCTTTTCATTGATGAAATTCACCGTCTTTCTCCTGTTGTAGAAGAATACTTATATTCTGCAATGGAGGATTACAAAATTGATATCATGTTGGAAACTGGCCCCAACGCAAGAAGTGTACAAATCGGGCTGAATCCTTTTACTCTTGTGGGAGCAACCACCAGAAGCGGAATGCTGACTAAACCTATGCTTGCTAGATTTGGTATTCAAAGCAGGTTGGAATACTACTCTATTGAACTTTTATCTATGATTATTCAGAGAAGTGCAAGAGTGTTGGGTGTAGTGATCTATGAAGACGCCGCTATTGAAATTGCCAGAAGAAGCCGTGGAACTCCAAGAATTGCGAACGCATTATTAAGAAGAGTTCGTGATTTTGCTGAAATTAAAGGAAACGGTGAAATCGAGATCAACATTACCAAATATGCTCTAAATTCTTTAAATGTAGATGAGTTTGGATTGGATGAAATGGATAATAAAATCATGCGTGTCATGATTGAAAACTTTAAGGGAAAACCTGTGGGAATTTCTGCTTTAGCAACCTCTATTGGAGAAAATCCTGAAACCTTGGAAGAGGTTTATGAACCATTTTTAATTCAGGAAGGTTTTATCATCAGAACACCCAGAGGTAGAGAGGTTACTGATAAAGCGTATCAGCATTTAAGCATTTCAAGACCTAAAAATCCGGGAGAGCTTTTTTAGTTTAAAGTTCAACGTTTTTGTTTAAAATTTAAAAGAATAATTGCTAATTTATGTTTGTTCCTAAATTGTACAGAAGTGAAGATATGGATGTGATGAAAGAAATTATCAAAGAAAATTCCTTTGCGTTACTCATCTCTTCTGTTGATAAGATCCGTGCAACACATTCCATGATGATGCTGAATGAAAATGATCCGGAAAATTCTTATATTGAAACTCATATTTCCAGAGCTAATCCGCAGGCAAAAATCCTGAAAAACGGCGATGACGTGTTGTGTGATTTCTTAGGGGCTCATACTTATATTTCCAGCAGCTGGTATGACCATACCAACGTTTCCACCTGGAACTATGAAGCGGTACAGATCTATGGAAAAGTGGCATTAATGAATCCGGATGAACTGTATATACATTTGGATAAATTAACCTCAAAATATGAGCAGTTTCAGCAATGTCCTATGATGGTAAAAGATATGGGAAGAGAATTTGTAGAAAAGGAAATGAAGGGAGCTTTTGGAATTAAAGTAATTCCAACAGAAATATTTATCAAACAAAAACTATCTCAGAACAGAAAAGAGAATGATTTTAACACGATCATTTCGCATCTGGAACAATCGGATAAAGATGCC is a genomic window of Chryseobacterium nakagawai containing:
- the ruvB gene encoding Holliday junction branch migration DNA helicase RuvB, which translates into the protein MPDFLHPDKENYSREELMQEEQIRPQSFKDFAGQRKTLENLEVFVTAAKRRGGALDHVLLHGPPGLGKTTLANIIANELGVNCKITSGPVLDKPGSLAGLLTNLEENDVLFIDEIHRLSPVVEEYLYSAMEDYKIDIMLETGPNARSVQIGLNPFTLVGATTRSGMLTKPMLARFGIQSRLEYYSIELLSMIIQRSARVLGVVIYEDAAIEIARRSRGTPRIANALLRRVRDFAEIKGNGEIEINITKYALNSLNVDEFGLDEMDNKIMRVMIENFKGKPVGISALATSIGENPETLEEVYEPFLIQEGFIIRTPRGREVTDKAYQHLSISRPKNPGELF
- a CDS encoding FMN-binding negative transcriptional regulator, with the translated sequence MFVPKLYRSEDMDVMKEIIKENSFALLISSVDKIRATHSMMMLNENDPENSYIETHISRANPQAKILKNGDDVLCDFLGAHTYISSSWYDHTNVSTWNYEAVQIYGKVALMNPDELYIHLDKLTSKYEQFQQCPMMVKDMGREFVEKEMKGAFGIKVIPTEIFIKQKLSQNRKENDFNTIISHLEQSDKDARKIAEKMKLIKK